A single region of the Halarcobacter mediterraneus genome encodes:
- a CDS encoding MATE family efflux transporter yields MLESKPYIVFFKYAIPSILGLLSVSSASIIDGYFIGNYVGSVALAAINISYPLLAILFGLGLMFAVGNSVLAGKLMGEKNNEEASNIFTKAVICISILGALSSLFIYLNMEYLLSFLKVEGVLETYTFEYLSILLIFLPFLMTGITIDYFVRVDENPNLSFLALLLTSIVNIILDYLFIVKYDFGLSGAAYATGISYLVITLVLIPHFFLKKSTLEIVKPKGNIFSIFEASKNGVSEFINESSIGITVLIFNYIMLKNFGALGVASYTIVGYFFMVSIMISFAIADSLQPIFSKNYGAQYFNRIKTFLKLGLISIFAIELFIIILVILIPDILVNVFLKENELRAKEITLEFIYYVWPAFLFAGLNIMITSYLTSMQKAKYSAIIATLRSLILPILFIFLLPIIVGQKGIFMALVVAEFITFIVAVTLFIKNTPKKISNLL; encoded by the coding sequence ATGCTTGAATCAAAACCTTACATTGTATTTTTTAAATATGCAATACCTTCTATTTTAGGATTACTTTCTGTATCGTCTGCAAGTATTATTGATGGATATTTTATAGGTAATTATGTTGGCTCTGTAGCTTTGGCTGCTATTAATATTTCATATCCTTTATTGGCAATTTTATTTGGATTAGGGTTGATGTTTGCTGTTGGAAACTCTGTTTTAGCTGGAAAGCTTATGGGAGAAAAAAACAATGAAGAAGCTTCTAATATTTTTACAAAAGCAGTAATATGTATTTCTATTTTAGGTGCTCTTTCCAGTTTATTTATATATTTAAATATGGAGTATTTATTAAGTTTTTTAAAAGTAGAGGGTGTATTAGAAACTTATACTTTTGAATACTTATCTATACTTCTAATATTTTTGCCTTTTTTAATGACTGGAATTACAATTGATTATTTTGTAAGAGTTGATGAGAATCCTAATTTATCATTTTTAGCTTTATTATTAACTTCTATTGTAAATATAATATTGGATTATTTATTTATTGTAAAATATGATTTTGGTTTAAGTGGTGCAGCCTATGCAACTGGAATTTCTTATCTTGTGATTACTTTAGTTTTGATTCCTCATTTTTTTCTAAAAAAATCTACTTTAGAAATAGTTAAACCAAAAGGAAATATTTTTAGTATATTTGAAGCTTCAAAAAATGGTGTATCTGAATTTATAAATGAATCATCAATTGGAATTACAGTATTGATTTTTAATTATATAATGCTTAAAAATTTTGGAGCCTTAGGTGTTGCTTCTTATACTATAGTTGGATATTTTTTTATGGTTAGTATTATGATAAGTTTTGCAATTGCAGATTCATTACAACCTATTTTTAGTAAGAATTATGGTGCACAATATTTTAATAGAATAAAAACTTTTTTGAAGCTAGGATTAATTTCAATTTTCGCAATAGAACTTTTTATAATAATTTTAGTAATACTTATTCCTGATATCTTAGTAAATGTATTTTTAAAAGAAAATGAACTAAGAGCAAAAGAGATTACTTTAGAGTTTATTTATTATGTTTGGCCTGCCTTTTTATTTGCTGGTTTAAATATTATGATAACTTCATATCTTACTTCTATGCAAAAAGCAAAATATTCAGCGATAATAGCTACTTTACGAAGTCTTATTTTACCAATATTATTTATATTTTTATTGCCTATAATTGTAGGACAAAAAGGTATTTTTATGGCCTTAGTTGTTGCAGAGTTCATAACTTTTATTGTTGCAGTTACTTTATTTATTAAAAATACTCCTAAAAAGATTTCTAATTTATTATAA
- the lepA gene encoding translation elongation factor 4: MQKNIRNFSIIAHIDHGKSTLADRIIQECGAVTDRELSSQMMDTMDIEQERGITIKAQSVRLKYIKDEQEYVLNLIDTPGHVDFSYEVSRSLASSEGALLIVDSTQGVEAQTIANVYIALDNDLELLPVVNKIDLPSADPMRVLEETEEAIGLDCTEHNLISAKTGLGVKDLIDSIVDRVPAPQGDEDAPTKALIYDSWFDNYLGALALVRVYEGSIKKGQVLKMMNTKVEHPVLDLMYPHPIKREKTKEIETGEIGIVVLGLKTLDGIAVGDTMTDAKNPTAEAIDGFEPAKPFVFAGLYPIETDKFEDLREALTKLQLNDSSISFEPESSAALGSGFRAGFLGMLHMEVIKERLEREFNLDLIATAPTVVYEVLKTDGERVEIQNPSELPEPNYIETIFEPYVKATILVPDEFLGNVIKLLNDKRGIQIKMDYLGKRVLLEYDIPMNEIVMDFYDKLKSTTKGYASFDYEPVEFRPGNLKKLDVRVAGEIVDALSIIVPEEKAVSRGREFIKALKELIPRQLFEVAVQASIGNTIIARETVKSMGKNVTAKCYGGDITRKRKLLEKQKAGKKRMKAIGKVNVPQEAFMAVLKI; encoded by the coding sequence TTGCAAAAAAATATTAGAAACTTTAGTATTATTGCCCATATAGACCATGGTAAATCTACACTTGCTGATAGAATTATCCAAGAGTGTGGAGCTGTTACAGATAGAGAATTATCTTCACAGATGATGGATACTATGGATATTGAGCAAGAACGTGGTATTACTATTAAGGCTCAAAGTGTAAGATTAAAATATATCAAAGATGAGCAAGAGTATGTCTTAAACCTTATTGACACTCCTGGTCACGTTGACTTTTCATATGAAGTAAGTAGATCTTTAGCTTCATCTGAAGGTGCTTTACTTATTGTTGACTCAACACAAGGTGTTGAAGCTCAAACTATTGCTAACGTTTATATTGCCTTAGACAATGATTTAGAACTACTACCAGTTGTAAATAAAATTGATTTACCAAGTGCTGACCCTATGAGAGTTTTAGAAGAGACGGAAGAAGCAATTGGTCTTGACTGTACAGAACATAATCTAATCTCTGCGAAAACTGGTCTTGGAGTAAAAGACTTAATTGATTCAATAGTTGATAGAGTACCAGCACCTCAAGGTGATGAAGATGCACCAACAAAAGCACTTATCTATGACTCATGGTTTGATAACTACCTTGGAGCTTTAGCCCTTGTAAGAGTTTATGAAGGAAGTATCAAAAAAGGTCAAGTACTTAAGATGATGAATACAAAAGTTGAACACCCAGTTTTAGACTTAATGTATCCTCATCCTATAAAAAGAGAAAAAACAAAAGAGATTGAAACAGGTGAAATTGGTATTGTAGTACTTGGACTTAAAACTCTTGATGGAATTGCAGTTGGGGATACAATGACTGATGCGAAAAACCCAACAGCAGAAGCTATTGATGGATTTGAACCTGCAAAACCTTTTGTATTTGCAGGACTATATCCAATAGAAACAGATAAGTTTGAAGACTTAAGAGAAGCTTTAACTAAGCTTCAGTTAAATGACTCTTCTATCTCTTTTGAACCAGAAAGTTCTGCTGCACTTGGAAGTGGATTTAGAGCTGGTTTTTTGGGTATGCTTCATATGGAAGTAATTAAAGAAAGATTAGAAAGAGAGTTTAACCTTGACCTTATTGCAACTGCTCCAACAGTTGTATATGAAGTTCTTAAAACAGATGGAGAAAGAGTTGAAATTCAAAATCCATCAGAACTTCCTGAGCCAAATTATATTGAAACTATTTTTGAGCCCTATGTAAAAGCTACAATCTTAGTTCCTGATGAATTCTTAGGTAATGTAATTAAACTTCTTAATGATAAAAGAGGTATTCAAATAAAAATGGATTACTTAGGTAAAAGAGTTTTACTTGAATATGATATTCCTATGAATGAAATTGTAATGGATTTTTATGATAAGTTAAAATCTACTACTAAAGGTTATGCTTCATTTGATTATGAACCTGTAGAGTTTAGACCAGGTAACCTTAAAAAACTTGATGTTAGAGTTGCAGGTGAAATTGTTGATGCACTTTCTATTATTGTTCCTGAAGAAAAAGCAGTTTCAAGAGGTAGAGAATTTATTAAAGCACTTAAAGAATTAATTCCAAGACAACTTTTTGAAGTTGCAGTTCAAGCAAGTATTGGTAATACTATTATTGCTAGGGAAACAGTTAAATCTATGGGTAAAAATGTTACTGCTAAATGTTATGGTGGTGATATTACAAGAAAAAGAAAACTTTTAGAAAAACAAAAAGCTGGTAAGAAAAGAATGAAAGCTATTGGTAAAGTAAATGTACCTCAAGAAGCTTTTATGGCTGTTTTAAAAATTTAA
- a CDS encoding OmpA family protein gives MKKILISSALCASMLFAANSDYKYEITPMIGGNIAEGNLNLDDDHYPIGGISFGVNIDDSMFDQIEVGILNSLGNVDYENSSEDTNITRLFNNYIKDFELTDSTSLYALVGYGLEHFDTERFGNETSLFGNYGIGLKYKISESMSLKTDIRHLVNTHDRDNNLIYTVGLSIPFGKKAAPAPVVKEEPKPEPVVERKLVEKPVDTDGDGVIDSLDKCPDTPKGDIVDQHGCSLKANLNINFEFDSARINNSYESKIKKFADFMKAFPSVKGKIEAHTDSVGTEEYNQKLSERRAAAAVKALEAYGIDKSRLNSTGYGESKPKATNETAEGRAQNRRVEGSIQR, from the coding sequence ATGAAAAAGATTTTAATTTCTTCAGCACTTTGTGCTTCTATGCTGTTTGCAGCAAATAGTGATTATAAATATGAAATTACACCTATGATAGGTGGAAATATTGCAGAGGGAAATCTTAACTTAGATGATGACCATTACCCAATTGGAGGTATTAGTTTTGGTGTAAATATTGATGATTCAATGTTTGATCAAATTGAAGTGGGAATTTTAAATTCTTTAGGAAATGTTGATTATGAAAATAGTAGTGAAGATACTAATATTACTAGATTATTCAATAACTACATCAAAGACTTTGAACTTACTGATTCAACTTCACTTTATGCTTTAGTTGGTTATGGTTTAGAGCATTTTGATACTGAAAGATTTGGAAATGAAACTTCACTATTTGGAAACTATGGTATTGGTTTAAAATATAAAATTTCTGAAAGTATGTCTTTAAAAACTGATATTAGACATTTAGTAAATACTCATGATAGAGATAATAACTTAATCTATACAGTAGGTCTTTCTATTCCTTTTGGAAAAAAAGCGGCACCTGCACCAGTAGTAAAAGAAGAGCCAAAACCTGAACCAGTTGTAGAAAGAAAACTAGTTGAAAAACCAGTTGATACAGATGGAGATGGAGTAATTGACTCACTTGATAAATGTCCTGACACTCCAAAAGGTGATATTGTTGATCAACATGGATGTTCTTTAAAAGCTAATTTAAATATTAATTTTGAATTTGATAGTGCTAGAATTAATAACTCATATGAATCAAAAATCAAAAAATTTGCTGATTTTATGAAAGCATTCCCATCTGTAAAAGGTAAAATTGAGGCTCATACTGACTCAGTTGGAACAGAAGAATACAATCAAAAATTATCTGAAAGAAGAGCTGCTGCTGCTGTTAAAGCTTTAGAAGCATACGGAATTGATAAATCAAGACTTAACTCAACTGGTTATGGTGAGTCAAAACCTAAAGCTACAAATGAAACAGCTGAAGGAAGAGCCCAAAACAGAAGAGTTGAAGGTTCAATTCAAAGATAA
- a CDS encoding ribose-phosphate pyrophosphokinase: MSKYKLFSGTANPEFAKKVGKYLNVEVGEASINKFSDGEISVQIKESVRGQDVFIVQPTCAPTNDHLMELLIMIDALKRSSAASISAVIPYYGYARQDRKAAPRVPISAKLVADMLEAAGIDRMITIDLHAAQIQGFFNIPVDNLYGSVLFVSHLRSKNLKNPIIASPDIGGVARARSYADKLGYDLVIVDKKREKANVAEVMNIIGDVEGKDVILVDDMVDTAGTLVKAAEVLKSKGATSVMACCTHGVLSGPAFDRINAGTLDELIISDTIPMHGKSDKITVLSATKIIGETIRRITHNESVNSIFID, translated from the coding sequence ATGTCAAAATATAAGCTTTTTAGTGGTACTGCTAACCCTGAATTTGCTAAAAAAGTTGGGAAATACCTAAACGTTGAAGTTGGAGAAGCTTCAATTAACAAATTTAGTGATGGAGAAATCTCTGTACAAATTAAAGAGAGTGTTAGAGGACAAGACGTATTTATTGTTCAACCAACATGTGCTCCAACAAATGACCACTTAATGGAACTTTTAATTATGATTGATGCATTAAAAAGAAGTAGTGCTGCTTCTATTTCTGCTGTTATACCATATTATGGATATGCTAGACAAGATAGAAAAGCTGCTCCTAGAGTTCCAATTTCAGCAAAATTAGTTGCAGATATGTTAGAAGCTGCTGGAATTGATAGAATGATTACTATTGATTTACACGCTGCACAAATTCAAGGTTTCTTTAATATTCCAGTTGACAACTTATATGGTTCTGTTTTATTTGTTAGCCACTTAAGAAGTAAAAATCTTAAAAACCCAATTATTGCAAGTCCAGATATTGGAGGAGTTGCAAGAGCAAGATCATATGCTGATAAATTAGGATATGACTTAGTAATCGTTGATAAAAAAAGAGAAAAAGCAAATGTTGCTGAAGTAATGAATATTATCGGGGATGTAGAAGGTAAAGATGTTATCTTAGTAGATGACATGGTTGATACAGCAGGAACCCTTGTAAAAGCAGCTGAAGTTTTAAAAAGTAAAGGTGCAACTTCAGTAATGGCTTGTTGTACTCATGGAGTATTATCAGGACCAGCTTTTGATAGAATAAATGCAGGGACATTAGATGAGCTTATAATTTCTGACACTATTCCTATGCATGGGAAAAGCGATAAAATAACTGTTCTTAGTGCTACAAAAATTATTGGTGAGACAATTAGAAGAATCACTCATAACGAATCAGTAAATTCTATATTTATTGATTAA
- the mnmA gene encoding tRNA 2-thiouridine(34) synthase MnmA, which produces MNKSNKKVMVGMSGGIDSSVTAYMLQKEGFIVEGVYLKLHNRTDGYHENNLGFIKDVAKFLNIKYHVLDLTDKFEEEVYDYFVDSYLEGTTPNPCVKCNRQIKFGAMLDFAKEHNASYLATGHYAKTDGKFIYAADDDTKDQSYFLSQVDKEALPYMMFPLSTYKKEDIIKLGAKLDVAYKKITEKNESQEICFVETVYTDVVKRHANIDIPGKVLDEKGNIVGEHKGYMHYTIGKRRGFTVHGAQEPHFVTKLNPKDNTIIVGKKQALEVNHVKVENLNMFIEQKEFDCTVKLRYRSVSIPCKVTIEDNKAKIALKEPAFGVAAGQLAVFYEDDKVLGSAWIKSSS; this is translated from the coding sequence ATGAATAAATCAAATAAAAAAGTAATGGTAGGCATGAGTGGAGGAATTGATTCTTCAGTTACAGCCTACATGTTACAAAAAGAAGGCTTCATAGTTGAAGGAGTTTATTTAAAACTTCACAATAGAACTGATGGTTATCATGAAAATAATCTTGGTTTTATTAAAGATGTAGCAAAGTTCTTAAATATCAAGTACCATGTATTAGATTTAACCGATAAATTTGAAGAAGAAGTATATGACTATTTTGTTGATTCTTATTTAGAAGGTACTACACCAAACCCTTGTGTAAAATGTAATAGACAGATTAAATTTGGAGCAATGCTTGATTTTGCAAAAGAACATAATGCCTCATATTTAGCAACAGGTCATTATGCAAAAACAGATGGAAAGTTTATTTATGCAGCTGATGATGATACAAAAGACCAAAGTTATTTCTTATCACAAGTTGATAAAGAAGCCTTACCTTATATGATGTTTCCTTTAAGCACTTATAAAAAAGAGGATATCATTAAACTTGGTGCAAAGCTTGATGTAGCTTATAAAAAGATAACTGAGAAAAATGAATCCCAAGAGATTTGTTTTGTTGAAACAGTTTATACTGATGTTGTAAAAAGACATGCAAATATTGACATTCCTGGAAAAGTACTAGATGAAAAAGGAAATATTGTAGGAGAGCATAAAGGTTATATGCACTATACAATTGGAAAAAGAAGAGGCTTTACAGTTCATGGAGCCCAAGAACCTCATTTTGTAACAAAACTAAATCCTAAAGACAATACAATTATTGTAGGTAAAAAACAAGCTTTAGAAGTAAATCATGTAAAAGTTGAAAACTTAAATATGTTTATTGAACAAAAAGAGTTTGACTGTACTGTAAAGCTAAGATATAGATCAGTTTCTATTCCTTGTAAAGTAACAATAGAAGACAATAAAGCCAAAATTGCTTTAAAAGAACCTGCATTTGGTGTTGCTGCTGGACAGTTAGCTGTTTTCTATGAAGATGATAAAGTTCTTGGAAGTGCTTGGATTAAATCTTCTTCATAA